CGGAGAAGATGACTGCGGAGTTTCCAAAGTAAATATTCTGTTTTAAAAagcgcccaaaaaaaaaattgaaaaatagtGGTTGTCAAGGCTCGAACCCCGTACCGCAGCGTGGATGAATGAAAGAGTTATTGATAATGCTAGTAACCATTGTGACAGTGAGGCAAAGCCATTGGCAATTGTCATACAAATTTTTAGTTAAGCACTCCTTGTAGTTCTAAACGTTAATGAGTAATTAATTTTACGTTGTATATCAATATTGACTCCCCATCATTGTGTTGTATGTTTTTATATAATGTATGATGATACCTCCCCTATTATGTTATACATTTGTATGTCTTATAAAAATGATGCCCaaatttattttgtattttattattttatttttttgagccgaagttataatttaaatcaatcATTTCATTAATAAACTATAATTGCAAGTTATAAGAATattcaataattaaaatttCTTGTTAAACAAATAGTACATCAAAATAACAACTTATAATATATATCCTTTAGTCCACAGTCGTACGTTGTTATATCCTAATTGCGTACACAAATGTTACATCATAGTACCGTACACAAATTCAAAAGTGTCATACCAAAGTCCTAAACCCCTCTGAAACAGTATTAAGTACCGTTTTTACTACTTAAATTAGACACTAATAAGTAACGATAAACAAAATGTTACATATTAGTCTATTGCCGAAAACCTATTCCTCAGCGAACAACCTACGCAACGACTCCCCGTAATCGTCGTCGTCCCAAATACGTTTCCATTCCTTGCAAACAGCTCGAATTATTTTCCCTTGACGGGCCGAAAAATTCGGGAAAATATGAAGAGCTAAAATGAGTTCGTTATAAAACACATCATGCGCCTACAACATTGAACATTTTAGTTAGGAATTGTTGTTTAACTAAAACTAACATTACGCAAcctaaattaaaatcaaaataaagaccaaaacataattttcaaaatttcggAATAATAACACtaacaaacataattaaaacttctcacctaaattatgtaccaaaaccaaaaataagaaTAGAAAGTAACTAATATTTTCACCTTAAATTTTGTacgaaattttattttcaagtcaaaattaacaatataatttaactaaaattaacACTCATTAAGCCTAATTGACCCTAAATAGAATTGaagtaaaattaacaaaaataaccCTAAGTTTAGTGGTAAATTTGTTACGAAAAAAACTTgccaaaattaccaaaaaatgactattactaaaaaaaatcgaaatcatGATCTTACAACCTCCCATTTGAGtaactaaaaaaaagaaaatgtttaATTACCTTGATCTCCTCCATTGTTGAGTGGTTTTTGGTGGAAACTTGAGGGTTTTGGAGAGTGTTGGGTGGAAGAAAGGTGAAGTAGGATttttcaagtgaacttgaagaTCCTATTTATAATGTGTTTCCAAGTAAGTGTTTTAGGGCAATGTAAACTATAATGTGAGGCTTGAATTGTTATTGTAATACGAGAAACTTTTGAACTTCCGGATTTTATTTTCACACTGCCAAATGAGTTAAGTTGTATTGAGATGTTAGAGCATTCCCCAACTTTGAACAATTAATTGTTGCTATTTACAGTTTTGTTGTATATGATTTTGAACAAATTTACTTTCGTTGAAAAACGAAAAAGTAAATCagctttattgatataagtgagaCGCGTGGTGCATGTAATAAATTAGAGGAAGCCAGCGCAATAATGCAATAAAAGTGGGTTCATTTTTATGTATTTTCTGAAAAAATTCGTAAAcaattttggtaaattttttcacaattgtGTAAAATTCATTTGGTTTATTTACTAGTAAAAGAAAAAATCAGATAagttggtatatatattgttttaTTTCGCATGTTAGTTTTATAACGACATTAACAATATTAGATAGATATAACAATGTAAATTATCGTAAAAAACTCATATTTTAAAGAGTGGTAATGaaaaatttattgatttaaataagtatataatttataatatataaccataaattaacaattttagtTATCAGATCTTTTTGCATGTTATGTCAACGAGCCGAGCTCAACCGAGTATTTCGGTGTTCGACCTAGGATTAGGCTTGATGAGAAATTTCCGATCTCGAGCTCGAGCGGAGCTTAAATGAGCTTTCATTTTTCCGTTGTTTTAGCTTAGGTCACGAGTAGCTTGTTTAAGTTCAAGCTCGAGCCTAGCCGAGGTATTACCAAACGTGCCTTAATAAACGAGCGTTtaacaaacaagccttaaattacCAATATCGAATTTAAATGATCAtatgaataaattaaatattatttaaaaatattataaaacataaaaacataTCCAAATTAAAAGGTAGCACAGTATCctatttatattttgttagcTGAGAAGATTAATAGGACTAAGTTACATTTGCTGTGAGGAGTGTCAACTTGCTTTGTAGTTATGTAATCCAAAGGAGTGTCAACTTGCTTTGTAGTTATGTAATTTTGAGACATTTTAATAAGTTTTACAGTCCATTCTAGCACATCCGGTATTTCATGAGGAGTGTCAACTTGCTTTGTAGTTATGTAATCCAAAGGATTTCCATTTAATGTTTCAAGGTCCCCTAAAACATATGGAACTAATCTACTTAAACGACGTATGGGAAAGGGACCAAGTGAATGGATATATATAGCCGAGGAACAAATACCACCCCTTGAAGGCGGCAATTGACAAGAGAGACTAATTTGAAGGCAAAATTGAGTCTTACCTGATGCATTTTCGCCACACACCTCAGTCACTTCACCGATTGTTATTCCCCCACTCAACATCGAATCGATTTCACTGCATCTCGTTGTGATTTTGTTTACACTAGTAGCCATTCTTTGTGATGTAGTAATCTcttataattacttttactttgaAATGGAGGGATTGAACACACCCTTATATTCACCTAGTTCTAACATGTCATTGATGGATCATGTTGTTTCCAATAAATAATATTCATATATTACAAAAAATAAGGGGCTGAGTTTTGCATGACATGGGAATGCATATTTTGACTACAATGACCAAACACATCATGTTTACATTTGGTAAGACTAGTATAATGAAGTCGTTGTTTTAATAATTGTTTCCCAGTGTAATAGATTCGTTGTATGTACATTATTAAGTAATATAAAGTATACAATAAATAGTATTGTTGCCCACAAATAGCACTGGCTTAGCCTCACTGTCACAATGGTTACTCTTTCCTCCTCATTTCCCATATTGTCTACCCGTTGGTTGTGGGTTCGACGCCTAATACAActcattttgtatttttttttttttacactgACAAAGTAATTGAGGTTACATCAATTACATATATAGACATAACGTAAAGTACATAGCAAAAAGGGAGGATTGGattaaaaaattcaattcttaaaataCCGTTTAAACGAAAATATATCTTTgaagaaatcaaattaaattacaTTTACACAAAACATTCACAATCTGGTGCGCCAATCGTTAATATCAAATTCAAATGACTGTGAATAATCCTGAGACAAATGTAATTGGGACGGGTGTGCTTGAGAACTTTGAGAAGGATGTACATTAGAACTTTGTGGGACGTTCTCCGCATATGTACCCCCAACGTGATTCGCGTGTTGTTGCCTAGCACGGTAACTTGGAAGATTTCCAAATGCGTTGCAAATAAGTTCCTACATTGCACAAACAACATTTAAGTAGAAAAGTAAAGTTATATTTCCTAATGAGGACTTGCATATACGATACGAATcaccaaacaaataaaatataaattttaccTCATTAGCAATAACTTCCTCTTCAGTAACCACTTTTTTGTTCTTAGAATTCCCACCGGCCTTACCACCAAAAGGAGCATTCCTTTTTGTCTTTGCCCTACCAGTATGCCGTTTGTCAACCGGTGTTTTGATCCTGTTCTCGTCCACGACCGGTTCTACATCCCTTAATCTGGCTCTCTCACCAAATTCTCGTGGACGTAGCCTTCGACGACCAAATACATTTCTCGCATCTGGGTCCCACCAACATATAAGGTCGTCCCCTTTTTCCCCAGTCTTGCGTATTCCGACTACATCCTCCATTTTTAGCCGCACAACATCCATAGCCTCCTTGTACAACCCAAGTGCATCATCATTACACATAGCTAATTCAGACAAGTAATTATGCCGTTGTGAAAGCTCTTTGGCTTTGCCCAATCTGATAGATTCAAGAGGGTCGAAGTAAGATACTCGAATGCTCTCGTACGACCTAACACACTTCATCCACCGTTGTAGTATGTACTTTTCTGGAACAAATTGAAAATCCTCTACATCCATTGCACGCATTATATGTCTACAAAGTATTCCCgtaaattcaaacaagttacaaGAGCAATGTAAATCACCATTTTCCTTATCCACCCTAACATCAAAACTTTTAAACCTTTTCCGCCAAAACGGTGAGGTTAGTTTTTCATCAGCTCTATACAACACCACTGATCCATGACATGAGGTTTTCGTGACATTTGTGTGTGTCAATCCTCTACGCTCTTTAACAACCTCAGCAAACTTCTCACTAGTGTACGTCTTAACCAATACATACTCAACTAAAACACTCTTATCAACATCAATCTTAGCAGGCTTATCAATGTTATCAAAATTATCCTGTTTCTCTTCCTAAGCTTTTATCCTCATACAATATTCATAATTATGAATGAACAAAACTAAACCACAATCTAAGTTCACGTGAGTTTTAAAAAATCTATTCATACCCTCACTCCTTTGTGTAGAAGACATACCTGCCCAAAACTTTCCTCTATTATATGCCGGAGCCCACTGACGCCTGTTATCATACGCGTCCTTCATCCACCCAGGACCCCTTAAACCGTACTCATCCATCACATGACACCAAGCTTCATCGAACTCATCTGGATCAATCAGATCATGTATTGCAGTTCTGATCAGGGTGTCTATTTTCTTCCAATCACTGAGACTACCTAGGTTCTTACTAGCATTCTGGAGCATGTGCCACAAACATAGTCTGTGACGGACGCCCGGGAAGACTAGCTCAATTGCTCTACAAATTGCTTTGTCTTGGTCGGTTAAGATGCCTAGTGGTGCCTTCCCCATACACTTCAGGAATTCTTCAAATACCCAAACAAATGAGGGAGTATTTTCATGGGAAATTAAGGCCGTAGCAAATATAATTGATTTGCCATGATGGTTTACACCAATGAATGGAGCAAATGGAATCCGATacctaaaaaaatataaatgtaTTGGATATTACTTTTTCAAACAAATGGACCAAAGTACAATTACAAagaatttaaatcaataaaaacttaattaaaacacGTACCGGTTGCATGCGAAAGTAGTATCAAAAGTAATAACATCCCCAAAATATTTGCATGTACCCCTACTACGTGCATCCGACCAAAATGCATTCGTAAAAACACCATCATCATCTACTTGTATTGAGCTATAAAACTCGGGATGCAAATCACGTTGTGCCTTAAAGTAAGCATCGAGTCCTGCGGCATCCGCAGCACTAAATCTTGATGAACGACGTTCGACGTTGATTGCGTTCCTCAAGTCTCTATTATTAAATGTAATATTTTCATAACCTCCCTTTTCAATTAGATGCGTACCAAAGTTCTTACTTATGCTAACACCACCCATGTCATTGATCATCGCCCTCTTAAATGTAGTACCGTCTATACATCTATAATTAACCATCAGTCTACTACAGTCAGGATTTAAAGGATGATTGTGTTGCAAGTCACAAGTCAATATAGTAAATAGCCCATCTCTACTTACACCGTAAATATTCATCTTACAACCGGTCACATTAGACCCAACACCTTTTTTCACCCCTCCCTTCTTGCATTTTAATCTAATAAGTTCCATCATATGAGGCTTTGCCTCATACTTTCCCACACCAGACTTAGATACTCCGCTTTCTTTGTACTCTTTTTTCAGCTTATTACTTTTGATAAACATCTCAAATCCTTCTTTGAAGGCATACAACTGACAAAATTCGAAAAACTCATGGCCCGTTGTAAAACACATCCCTACACTAGGGGGGTTAACGATAACTTCTTGTCCATCAGTTATTAATCTATATTGTGAGCTTTCAGGAACATTTTCATTCAGATCAGGGACACTTTCGTTTAGGTCTACCCAAGCCATACAGAACTCCCACGTATATCACTGTTGTACAAAATACGAAAAACGTTTAGGAATTTATACAATGCTGCCATACACCGAATTATCTGGCACGGTATTTATATATAAAACATACAAACATAATATATACAAGGAAATTTATAATAAACTAACAATTTATTGTTTAACCATATGGGGTAGCATACAACTTATAACGTTCTTAATACTACGTAAATATagaatttgttgaaattatcAAAGAAAAACGCCTAGTTATCTCCGTCGTTCAGATCTACGTTCTCACCAACAACAAAGTATGATTCATCAATATCAAGCAACTACAACTTATCATCAATTCAAACAAATTTAATTACCATTAAAAACACATTCATATACCATTGTTTTTTTCAGGAATTTATGAGCTAGATTTGACAAAATCACTTGAACTAAAAACTTACATTATCTTCGATGCGGGATCTCGAAGCTGAATTTCGAAGCTGAATCACCATGTAGCAGTTCTACAGTTCTGCTAAAAACTCTCCTTTGTGTTTTTATTTGTGGCAAGCTAGATAACATGAGTCCAGCTttgcctaattttttttaagagtGATTTAGGGTATTAAAATCTTACCGTTGGGTTTTTGAAATTGGTAtattatggttttttttttttttaattactttGATATATGGGCGGGATAAAATTAGGGGAAGCAAAGGGCGCATTATTTCCCGCTTAGCATCCCTAAATGGCGCAATCAGTGAAAAATTTTCCCCCTAAAACCAATTGCTTTTCCCCCTAAAACTGAATTCCTCTTTGCCTACTTGGACCAACAAGCTTGCAGTGTACCTGGGCCCCAGTTACACCCAGTGTAACTGTATCAGCTCCCGACTTACAGGGCATATGGGGTTGAGTTCTTATTCAAGTCTCTAATAATAGTGGACGTTATTAtaatcggttttttcatgaaatgcccatgaggtttgcaataatgcatcaaataccctcgcgtgtttcgaatcacataatatacccctatttatccatattgttcaccaaatacacttagacttaacggacgttagtcctccgttagctaTGTTTTACCATTTTACCCATAGTGAAGGACATAAACTACAAAAAAATCATCTTCtactatttctctctcctctcccctgttcttcctcCTCTCGGCGGCCGATCTCCTCTCTCTGGTCACCGGCGAGCCTAATTCGCCGTCGAATTGCAAGGATTTCATCTGCCGTAGGTAAAGCTCGTCGGATCGTGTTGTTAACCTTTCTCCTTTTGAGGTGGTCTAATTAATAGTTTTTGGTGTTAAATGATTTTTGATTCTTGAGTTTTTCCCCAAATTATAGGGTTTCTTGAAGATTTTTGAGCAATTTCATGTTAATTGCAAGAATCTGAAAATTGGTGATAGATTTGTTTCTGCGTTCTTCGGCGTTTTGATCGAAGGATTGACCGGATTTTGATCGGAGGTTGGTCTGTGGTTTGGTTGCGATTCTTGGGTTCGTTGTTGAGCGAGGCATCTTATTCCTCAGTCGGCAATTCACCTCTACAAACTCCGAAGTTCTCCACCGTCCTCCACCCCTGGTTGAGCGGAACTCGGAACTGTTTGACTGAGATGGATCTTGTCTTTGCAGTTTACAGTGTGGCATTCCCAATCGAAATCTGCATACCTTGAGGCGTTTGGTTTGTCACCAAACCTCCGTTGCTTCTGCTCTGTACtactaatttttaattttctattCGTAGTTTCGTGACATAAAACGAAGAACTACATTTGAACTGTTTGTTGTCTCCGTTGTATATTTGTCATAGTATACGAATATATTATTTTGGATGTTTCTCTGTGGAATATGATGACGGTATTTCTTGAAGCAAGAGATTTAGATAAATAGTTTCTATCTTTTGTGAATTGATTCATACTGAGGTTAAAGTGGACTCTATAATGATTATGAGCTTGGTTTCCACATGTATTCAGATAAACAGCACCTCTGTCACTAATTCTGTATTGGCGTTTGTGAATAAGAATGGTTTTCTCTAAGAGAAAACTGTTTGTAATGTTTATAGATTTGTATGCAAAATGGGGGATATTCCCATAGCAAGGAAAGTGTTTGAGAGTTTGCTGGACAAGGCCACTGTCTCTTGGAGTATAATAATAAATGGGTATGGATTACATAGAGACGGGGAAGGTGCAATTTCTCTTTTCTCAGGGACGGAAGATTATGGAATAAAGCCTGATAACATTACATATCTTAGTATCTTATCAGCCTGCAGCCACGTACTTTGTATATTATTTTGTATATTTGTCATAGTGTATGAATAACAATTAGCAGAGTGATGTTTTATGTGTTCTGATCTGTATTCTGTTTTGCAGCCACGTATGTTTTGTTGTTCTGACAATTAGCAGAGTCATAGTATACGAATAACAATTACCAGGAGTATTTGGAAATGAATTGAGTATTAAGAATATCTTGTTGGACGAAAGCCTCACTCCAAAACTCAGCAACTACTCGATTCAGGCACAACAAACATGGACCAGCAGTGGGAATCTTGCTCTTAACAGCGAAAATCTTGTATTGCATTTGTCCACTTAGAAATCGGTTTATGTAAAGCCGTTAAATTCAAATACTTGgaatttgggtatttggtgcaacttagtttacaaataggtgtatattatgcaataagtttataaataggggcattctgtgaattataaacatgacttaacggaggactaacggaaggtcggattaggggtatttggtgcaaacttaggTAAAAATAGGGGTTTATTATGTGATTCGAAACACGCGGGGGTAtctggtgcattattgcaaacctcgggggcatttcatgaaaaaaccgtattaTAATTGATCCACTAAATGACTAAAGTAATGAAAACAAGGGCTTATGTACTTTGATATTTTTcgttagtaatagttttcgttTCAAGTTGTGTATGATTGTAAATGTAAGATGCTCATTGTTAATTTTATTGGAATATAAGTTTCTCCATAATAAattaaacggatttttcatgaaatgcccctgaggtttaactaaatgcaccaaatacccctaaactttccagaatgcaccaaataccaccgaggttttataaaaatacacAAAATGCCCCTAATGTTTGTAAAAATGTATCAAACACCCCTATTGACTAACGGACGTTAACGCCGTTAGTCATTAAGCTCTAACTATCTAGTCAAcctttaattaacaattaattatcCTCTAATAATCTCTAATTAACCCGATTATCCCCTAATTAATTTAGAATTTCTTTTtttagaatttcttttctttttcttttctctctacCCCTTctgttctctctcctccattgcaTCCACCTTGCTGTGGTTGTTACTATTCTGCTCTGCTTCTGTTGCTCCAGCTTCTCTTTCCTTTTGCTAtgccatcaccatcatcatcttcttcatgtactccgtatatcAGTACTAGCTTCCTCCGAAGTTTTGATACATCAAACCGTTGAAATTAGTCGATTTCTTTTTATTGGGGTTTTGAGAAGGGGgtgtatttaatttgtttagcCATTTGGCTTGGAAGAAACatctgttttgattttcatccatggttgttcttttatttttcttttgatattCTCTAAccaaattatttttgatgaaacGAAAATCTGGGTCTCCTCATTCGCACCCAAATCCAGTTGTTTTTAAAGGTTAAGTTAGGATTTTTGGATGATTTAATAACTTAAACCCAACAATAATTAACCCCGCAAACATTCGCACAAGAGTCTGGAAAAAAAGCTCCTGGTGGTCTTGCGTTTGGTTCGATTTTCGCAAACATTAGGATTTGGTTCCGATTTTCGTGATTTGGTTCAGATTGGAGGAGGGGACGTGGGGATTTGGGTGGGGAGAGAGAATTGGGGAGGACTAGATTGGTGTTAGCTCCTCCTTCAGCAAGGAACAGAGTTGGGCTTGCGTTTATGGCATTCAACGATGATGTCTTCGGGGGTGGAGAAAGAGAAGAGGCGGGTGGAGATGGAACATGGTGGTGGGGCACGGTGGTGATATGGGTGGTAGAAGAAAGACTCCTGGGAAGGAGAAAGAGTATaaagaaaagaataaagaaaaaaagaaagaaaaaaaaaattagagctAAAAGTTAACATAAAAGTTAACGGTATAGACGGAAAAGCTCATGAAGGgcattttgtatatttttataaaacctcgggggtatttggtgcattttagaaagtttaggggtatttggtgcatttagttaaatctcaggggcatttcatgaaaaatccgtaaattaAATATAACATACGTAGTAGTTTAGAATACCTTCATAAAATTAGCATTTTGATTATATTTTAAAGTCGGGCATCGCACGGGCACTAacctattaaaataaataatcttAAGGTACTCATATCTAAATGTACGTAAAAACATTCATAGATATGACATATGTTATACTTTGATCAATAATATCCCACGTGAGAAATTCCCCAACCCGATAATTTAAAACAATTTGTATTGTATTCATAATAGTTAAAGTTAGGCATAGACCAAATCATCACGGCACTAGACGAAATTTGCTCGACTTGACACAAGTCTCTCATAGCATGGGCTTGAGAGGTATAGTAGTGGACTATTTATGGATATCATTTGGAAATTTGGCACGAGTATAAGAGGTGATAATCTAGTCTCACATGTTGTATTTGTTAAATTTTGTTAGACCCCCACAATTCATTTTAATGTTGGCCATATAGGTTTTGCAATCCTCGGAAAATCCTCAGAGAGAAAATATGATGCCACCCACTTTTGCGAGTTTCGTGATAACCCCCAATTCCGCTACCAGACCAGACCTGTCCACCCTCTACCGGAGGGATCGGTTTCATCGGGGCTCAAACCAGACTTCACTAAGGAATGAGAAACTTAGGGTCGGTCAGTCTGCTTACTTTTAGCTGCttgactaaaatttccttaagGGACCCCGAGCGCAACACATAGGTCGCGCCTCTTTGTCTAAAGTTCAGCACAAACTCGCTAAACCCTACTTTTTCTCCGCCCATTCTAAACAAGTACGCAACCCAACATGATCCATGCCCAACCCCGGTACACTAAGTAACAATACCCAAACCCGAACTTTGGTAGTTGAGGCCGTACcgataattattaatatatatatatatatatatatatatatatatatatatatatatatatatatatatatatatatagctaTGCACCTATCTGTACATGCATACGCGATTAAATGGTTGCGTTTCATCGATAACAAAAGCACGCAGCTATTCTCTCAccattcttctctctcctctaacctctcaccattttctctctcatcaaaacctctcaccattttctctctcatcaaaacCTCAAACTCTCTTTCCTCCATTGaagtcactctttctctctcctcccaaacAATCCGACCTCCTTCCCTCCGCCTTTCACCGCCGCCTCCCTTCGATCTAACAACCGCCATTTCCTCAACCGCGCGCAGCTACTCAATCGTGTTAGATCCACGCGACACTGCGCCATAGATATTGTCGCTGAAGCCTTCTCCTCCCCTGCGACGTTGCCTCTCTGATCTTGTGCCATGGCGGTCGACATTCTCCACCGCCGAACATCGATGCTCCGCTCTCTGGAAGTTTCTCTTTCACCGCCGACATCGAAGTCTCTCTCGGCATTGTCTGACTCATGCTCAACTAAGAACCGTGAATCCTTCCTTCTCTTAATCTGGTAAGTTCTATCTCCTTCGTTTGTATAACTTACTAAATTTAAATTTACTAATTTCGGACGAATTTTTTTGAAAGTAATTAGTTGTTAACCCTAGATTTTGTGTGAATTTGATTGAGAATTTTCATGTTCATGTATTCAATTTTGTGTGCGAATAGTTCACTTATTTCGTCAATTAATAAAGTCAAATTGCAAATAGTTTTCTGATTTAAGTGtcaattttatgaattttaatttgatagaGAAATTGCAATTTATTCATTATTGATTATGATTTGGTGACAGATTATTTGATAAAGAATTATAAGTGTGATTAGAATGAACAACATTTGTTAATTttgatattgttgttgttggtggtatTGTGGTTAGGATTGTTGTTATGTATGATAGTTCACAAATAATAAGATTTTTGTGCGATGTTTAGTTTTTCAACTCTcttgttcaacttataaagaattatgttcaattttacacaaa
This genomic stretch from Spinacia oleracea cultivar Varoflay chromosome 3, BTI_SOV_V1, whole genome shotgun sequence harbors:
- the LOC130469561 gene encoding protein FAR1-RELATED SEQUENCE 5-like codes for the protein MAWVDLNESVPDLNENVPESSQYRLITDGQEVIVNPPSVGMCFTTGHEFFEFCQLYAFKEGFEMFIKSNKLKKEYKESGVSKSGVGKYEAKPHMMELIRLKCKKGGVKKGVGSNVTGCKMNIYGVSRDGLFTILTCDLQHNHPLNPDCSRLMVNYRCIDGTTFKRAMINDMGGVSISKNFGTHLIEKGGYENITFNNRDLRNAINVERRSSRFSAADAAGLDAYFKAQRDLHPEFYSSIQVDDDGVFTNAFWSDARSRGTCKYFGDVITFDTTFACNRYRIPFAPFIGVNHHGKSIIFATALISHENTPSFVWVFEEFLKCMGKAPLGILTDQDKAICRAIELVFPGVRHRLCLWHMLQNASKNLGSLSDWKKIDTLIRTAIHDLIDPDEFDEAWCHVMDEYGLRGPGWMKDAYDNRRQWAPAYNRGKFWAGMSSTQRSEGMNRFFKTHEEKQDNFDNIDKPAKIDVDKSVLVEYVLVKTYTSEKFAEVVKERRGLTHTNVTKTSCHGSVVLYRADEKLTSPFWRKRFKSFDVRVDKENDI
- the LOC130470225 gene encoding uncharacterized protein, coding for MRAMDVEDFQFVPEKYILQRWMKCVRSYESIRVSYFDPLESIRLGKAKELSQRHNYLSELAMCNDDALGLYKEAMDVVRLKMEDVVGIRKTGEKGDDLICWWDPDARNVFGRRRLRPREFGERARLRDVEPVVDENRIKTPVDKRHTGRAKTKRNAPFGGKAGGNSKNKKVVTEEEVIANEELICNAFGNLPSYRARQQHANHVGGTYAENVPQSSNVHPSQSSQAHPSQLHLSQDYSQSFEFDINDWRTRL